Proteins from one Camelina sativa cultivar DH55 chromosome 8, Cs, whole genome shotgun sequence genomic window:
- the LOC104708746 gene encoding glucomannan 4-beta-mannosyltransferase 9-like: MELGDSTTSVIPDSFMGYRDDLTTQMSMVLDQIRAPLIVPVLRLGVYICLTMSVMLFVERVYMGIVISLVKLFGRKPDKRFKYEAIKDDMELGNSVYPMVLVQIPMYNEREVYQLSIGAACGLSWPSDRIVIQVLDDSTDPTIKDLVEMECSRWASKGVNIKYEIRDNRNGYKAGALKEGMKKSYVKSCDYVAIFDADFQPESDFLWRTVPFLLHNPKLALVQARWKFVNSDECLMTRMQEMSLDYHFTVEQEVGSSTYAFFGFNGTAGIWRISALNEAGGWKDRTTVEDMDLAVRASLKGWKFLYLGSLKVKNELPSTFKAYRYQQHRWSCGPANLFRKMAFEIMTNKNVTLWKKVHVIYSFFVVRKLVAHIVTFIFYCVILPATVLVPEVSVPKWGAVYIPSVITLLNAVGTPRSLHLMVFWILFENVMSLHRTKATFIGLLEGGRVNEWIVTEKLGDLKAKSASKTPKKLLRFRFGDRIHVLELGVGIYLLFVGCYDAFLGKNHYYLYLFAQAIAFFIAGFGQIGTIVPNH; the protein is encoded by the exons ATGGAGCTTGGGGATTCGACGACGTCGGTGATTCCTGACTCGTTCATGGGATACAGAGACGACCTAACAACGCAAATGTCAATGGTTTTGGATCAGATACGAGCTCCGTTGATTGTCCCAGTCCTTAGGCTCGGTGTTTACATCTGTTTAACAATGTCGGTGATGCTCTTCGTCGAGAGGGTTTACATGGGAATTGTCATCTCTCTTGTGAAGCTGTTTGGTCGAAAGCCAGACAAACGTTTCAAATATGAAGCGATTAAAGACGACATGGAGCTTGGAAACTCTGTTTATCCTATGGTCCTTGTTCAAATCCCAATGTACAACGAACGAGAG GTTTATCAACTATCTATCGGAGCTGCTTGTGGGCTCTCATGGCCTTCTGATCGAATCGTCATTCAAGTTCTTGATGATTCCACTGATCCAACCATCAAA GATCTAGTGGAGATGGAGTGTAGCAGATGGGCGAGTAAAGGAGTAAACATCAAATATGAGATCAGAGACAACAGAAACGGATACAAAGCTGGAGCTTTGAAAGAAGGGATGAAGAAGAGTTATGTCAAAAGCTGCGATTACGTTGCAATCTTCGACGCTGATTTCCAACCTGAATCGGATTTTCTCTGGAGAACCGTACCGTTCCTTCTCCATAACCCAAAGCTTGCTCTCGTTCAAGCTCGCTGGAAATTTG TAAATTCTGATGAATGTTTGATGACAAGGATGCAAGAAATGTCTTTGGATTATCATTTTACCGTCGAACAAGAAGTTGGTTCTTCTACTTACGCTTTCTTCGGATTCAACG GGACTGCGGGAATATGGAGAATATCAGCATTGAACGAAGCTGGTGGTTGGAAAGATAGAACGACCGTTGAAGATATGGATTTGGCCGTGCGAGCTAGTCTCAAGGGTTGGAAGTTCTTGTACCTCGGTTCTTTGAag GTTAAAAACGAGTTACCAAGTACATTCAAGGCATATAGGTATCAACAGCACAGATGGTCATGTGGTCCAGCTAATCTTTTCAGGAAAATGGCATTTGAAATCATGACCAATAAG AACGTGACTCTATGGAAGAAAGTTCATGTGATATACAGCTTCTTCGTGGTTAGGAAGCTAGTGGCACATATTGTTACTTTCATCTTCTACTGTGTGATCTTACCAGCTACGGTTCTTGTACCGGAAGTTTCAGTACCTAAGTGGGGAGCGGTTTACATTCCTTCCGTCATTACTCTGCTCAACGCTGTTGGGACACCGAG GTCGCTGCATCTTATGGTGTTTTGGATTCTGTTCGAGAATGTGATGTCTCTTCACAGAACTAAAGCTACCTTCATTGGTTTACTCGAAGGAGGAAGAGTTAACGAGTGGATTGTTACTGAGAAGCTCGGAGATCTTAAGGCTAAATCGGCCAGCAAGACTCCAAAGAAGCTTCTTCGTTTTAGATTCGGAGATAG AATTCATGTGTTGGAACTCGGTGTAGGAATATATCTGTTATTTGTGGGATGTTATGACGCGTTTTTGGGGAAGAATCATTATTATCTATACCTTTTCGCGCAAGCAATCGCGTTCTTCATTGCGGGATTTGGACAAATTGGGACGATTGTGCCTAACCATTGA
- the LOC104708747 gene encoding histone deacetylase HDT3-like isoform X2, producing the protein MEFWGVEVKPNSPLHVDPGEDMLVHISQAALGESKNNVKEPIQLFVKVGGQKLIIGNLSHGKFPQLSTELVLEKGFELSHNWKNGSVFFTGYKVDASDPEAEDMTDDEPAVAKAEPAVAASGVKQVNFQLPNAEVKAQEDDDEDDSEEDSSDDDDSSDESGDEEEKKVTAEVDSDEEDEDDSSDDDEDDSSEEDTPKKPEESKKRSAKANSSKNTASNKKAKFVTPQKTESKKPHVHIATPHPSKQAGKNSGGSSNGESSKKQQTPKSAGAFGCNSCSRTFTSEMGLQSHTKAKHSAAA; encoded by the exons ATGGAGTTCTGGG GTGTTGAAGTTAAGCCTAACTCACCACTTCATGTGGATCCTGGGGAAGATATGCTCGTGCACATCTCACAG gCTGCTTTGGGAGAGAGTAAGAACAATGTTAAGGAACCGATTCAGCTTTTCGTGAAAGTTGGAGGTCAAAAGCTTATTATTGGGAACCTCTCTCATGGCAAGTTTCCTCAGCTGTCCACGGAGCTTGTCTTGGAAAAGGGATTTGAGCTGTCTCACAATTGGAAGAATGGGAGCGTTTTCTTCACTGGTTACAAAGTTGATGCATCTGATCC TGAGGCTGAGGATATGACTGATGATGAACCTGCGGTTGCTAAAG CTGAGCCAGCTGTTGCAGCATCAGGTGTGAAACAGGTGAACTTTCAATTGCCAA ATGCAGAAGTCAAAGCCCAGGAagatgatgacgaagatgacAGTGAGGAGGACtcttcagatgatgatgattcttctgACGAATCTGGAGATGAGGAG GAAAAGAAGGTTACTGCTGAAGTTGacagtgatgaagaagatgaagatgactcATCTGACGACGATGAAGATGACTCATCAGAGGAGGACACCCCAAAAAAG CCTGAAGAATCCAAGAAGAGGTCTGCAAAAGCCAACTCCTCAAAGAATACTGCTTCCAACAAGAAGGCTAAGTTTGTAACTCCTCAGAAAACAG agtctaAGAAGCCGCATGTCCACATTGCAACTCCTCATCCATCAAAACAG GCGGGTAAGAATTCTGGTGGAAGCAGCAATGGAGAGTCGTCGAAGAAGCAGCAGACACCAAAGTCTGCAGGAGCGTTTGGGTGCAATTCATGCAGCAGAACCTTTACTTCGGAAATGGGGTTGCAGTCTCACACAAAGGCGAAACACAGTGCAGCTGCTTGA
- the LOC104709955 gene encoding uncharacterized protein LOC104709955, translating into MTTKPNLKPGDTSMIAGGYRITLFDLHGSLDQRWRTPSLLSSLWTLVWVFLHQQVVTTSSKFRKKCPQCNRACSFNDVVKIYASKIAAVDDEAQKRIVSLEAKLISVEAKTASLSNKEARWREKKAELRLEINNLRKKMYQERHEHDEPSYSFKHHKEVLVNGGRIFEINGGRQITLLARRLSGSGGTFVLTQINLHTGKIDDDILLPRTTRAIQDLRLSPHNNGLAVFGSLGKKLSFISLDSHNTVLSYDHLPAAPLSCSWDLNSCHHVYAGLQNGTVLVFDMRQNKRPLASLAGVTSYPVHTVHHLSAYSTPTSDVGRELLSASSIGLCQWNISGSEGRPTLVSETRNLGTCTASSYCPRTNHVVASYRRRTESSDNTIPAVDDNNSNSTDGGVYGFHIGLKRRVEGTYSQKQSSAQAIVKTITLPKTAIIDFGKERRQLFASYDDSTRDLILQDPSSFTVSQRFALSSPHPLQDVKYAHLNGSGLLGLLGVNHSCRDTKCQNRLLLKSRTK; encoded by the exons ATGACGACCAAACCGAACCTCAAACCAGGGGATACATCCAT GATCGCAGGAGGATATAGAATCACGCTGTTCGATCTGCATGGAAGTTTGGACCAACGGTGGCGAACACCAAGTCTCTTGTCTTCCCTGTGGACACTTGTATGGGTTTTCTTGCATCAACAAGTGGTTACAACTTCGTCCAAGTTCAGGAAAAAGTGTCCACAATGTAACAGAGCATGTAGCTTTAATGATGTCGTGAAAATCTACGCATCAAAGATTGCTGCGGTTGATGATGAAGCACAAAAGAGAATCGTATCTCTCGAGGCCAAGTTAATTTCAGTAGAAGCGAAGACAGCGAGTTTGAGTAACAAAGAAGCTCGATGGAGAGAAAAGAAAGCAGAGTTACGATTAGAGATTAATaatctgaggaagaagatgtaTCAAGAACGTCATGAACATGATGAACCTTCTTACAGCTTTAAACATCATAAAGAAGTGTTAGTTAATGGTGGCcgtatatttgaaataaatggTGGTAGACAGATTACGTTGCTGGCCCGTAGGCTCTCAGGAAGTGGTGGAACGTTTGTGCTTACGCAAATCAACTTACATACGGGTAAGATTGATGATGACATTTTGTTGCCTCGTACAACTAGAGCTATTCAAGATCTTCGCCTTTCGCCTCACAATAACGGGCTAGCTGTATTTGGTTCTCTAGggaaaaaattatcttttataaGCTTGGATAGTCACAACACTGTCTTGTCTTATGATCATCTACCTGCTGCACCTTTGTCTTGTTCTTGGGATCTCAACAGTTGTCACCATGTTTATGCTGGACTACAGAATGGAACGGTTTTAGTATTTGATATGCGTCAAAACAAGAGACCTTTAGCATCTTTGGCTGGCGTGACAAGCTATCCAGTTCATACTGTCCATCATCTCTCTGCATATTCCACTCCAACTTCTGATGTCGGCCGTGAGCTCTTATCCGCTTCTTCCATCGGGCTGTGTCAGTGGAACATTAGTGGCAGTGAGGGAAGGCCAACATTGGTTTCTGAAACAAGAAACTTAGGAACATGCACAGCCTCCTCGTATTGTCCTCGCACCAATCATGTGGTTGCCTCTTATAGACGGAGAACTGAATCTTCTGATAATACAATCCCAGCGGTTGATGataataatagtaatagtaCTGATGGTGGTGTATATGGATTTCATATTGGTCTCAAGAGAAGAGTTGAGGGTACTTATTCTCAGAAACAGTCATCAGCACAAGCTATTGTAAAAACCATCACCTTGCCAAAAACAGCTATTATAGATTTTGGTAAGGAAAGGAGACAACTTTTTGCATCTTATGATGACTCCACTCGAGATCTCATCTTGCAAGATCCTTCCTCTTTTACTGTCTCTCAACGGTTCGCATTGTCAAGTCCTCATCCGCTTCAAGACGTGAAATACGCTCACCTCAATGGTTCGGGTCTGCTCGGTCTCTTAGGAGTTAATCATTCTTGTAGGGATACAAAGTGTCAAAATCGTTTACTGTTAAAAAGCAGAACAAAATAA
- the LOC104708747 gene encoding histone deacetylase HDT3-like isoform X1, with protein MEFWGVEVKPNSPLHVDPGEDMLVHISQAALGESKNNVKEPIQLFVKVGGQKLIIGNLSHGKFPQLSTELVLEKGFELSHNWKNGSVFFTGYKVDASDPEAEDMTDDEPAVAKAEPAVAASGVKQVNFQLPNAEVKAQEDDDEDDSEEDSSDDDDSSDESGDEEEKKVTAEVDSDEEDEDDSSDDDEDDSSEEDTPKKPEESKKRSAKANSSKNTASNKKAKFVTPQKTESKKPHVHIATPHPSKQAGKNSGGSSNGESSKKQQTPKSAGAFGCNSCSRTFTSEMGLQSHTKAKHSAAA; from the exons ATGGAGTTCTGGG GTGTTGAAGTTAAGCCTAACTCACCACTTCATGTGGATCCTGGGGAAGATATGCTCGTGCACATCTCACAG gCTGCTTTGGGAGAGAGTAAGAACAATGTTAAGGAACCGATTCAGCTTTTCGTGAAAGTTGGAGGTCAAAAGCTTATTATTGGGAACCTCTCTCATGGCAAGTTTCCTCAGCTGTCCACGGAGCTTGTCTTGGAAAAGGGATTTGAGCTGTCTCACAATTGGAAGAATGGGAGCGTTTTCTTCACTGGTTACAAAGTTGATGCATCTGATCC TGAGGCTGAGGATATGACTGATGATGAACCTGCGGTTGCTAAAG CTGAGCCAGCTGTTGCAGCATCAGGTGTGAAACAGGTGAACTTTCAATTGCCAA ATGCAGAAGTCAAAGCCCAGGAagatgatgacgaagatgacAGTGAGGAGGACtcttcagatgatgatgattcttctgACGAATCTGGAGATGAGGAG GAAAAGAAGGTTACTGCTGAAGTTGacagtgatgaagaagatgaagatgactcATCTGACGACGATGAAGATGACTCATCAGAGGAGGACACCCCAAAAAAG CCTGAAGAATCCAAGAAGAGGTCTGCAAAAGCCAACTCCTCAAAGAATACTGCTTCCAACAAGAAGGCTAAGTTTGTAACTCCTCAGAAAACAG agtctaAGAAGCCGCATGTCCACATTGCAACTCCTCATCCATCAAAACAGGCGGGTAAGAATTCTG GTGGAAGCAGCAATGGAGAGTCGTCGAAGAAGCAGCAGACACCAAAGTCTGCAGGAGCGTTTGGGTGCAATTCATGCAGCAGAACCTTTACTTCGGAAATGGGGTTGCAGTCTCACACAAAGGCGAAACACAGTGCAGCTGCTTGA